The Haloplanus sp. CK5-1 genome contains a region encoding:
- a CDS encoding PH domain-containing protein yields the protein MSESDHPEWLSLDPDEEVVWIGRPAVETLYGTIATGFVLTLVLIGFLVLLGVPFSYYRIQNTDYVVTTQSLYVKTGVFSTNIETVDIDRIQNTEYSRSFWGKQFDYGTISISTAGSSGAEISFSGIPDAPAVRDHITDLQRTRSGRGRGDDGTRGADAGGDADTPPASADQVAELIAEVRATREAFERIERHFTEAAESGDWSGVETGSSPDESDGSDGESDA from the coding sequence ATGAGCGAGTCCGACCACCCCGAGTGGCTGTCGCTCGACCCCGACGAGGAAGTCGTCTGGATCGGCCGACCCGCCGTCGAGACGCTCTACGGCACCATCGCGACCGGGTTCGTGTTGACGCTGGTGCTCATCGGCTTCCTGGTCCTCCTCGGGGTCCCGTTCTCCTACTACCGAATCCAGAACACGGACTACGTCGTGACGACCCAGTCGCTGTACGTCAAGACCGGTGTCTTCTCGACCAACATCGAGACGGTCGACATCGACCGCATCCAGAACACCGAGTACAGCCGAAGTTTCTGGGGCAAGCAGTTCGACTACGGCACCATCTCGATCAGCACTGCCGGCAGCAGCGGCGCCGAGATATCATTCTCCGGTATCCCCGACGCTCCGGCCGTTCGTGACCACATCACCGACCTCCAGCGGACACGGTCCGGTCGCGGGCGGGGCGACGACGGCACCCGCGGGGCCGACGCCGGCGGCGACGCGGACACGCCTCCGGCGAGCGCCGACCAGGTGGCCGAACTGATCGCCGAGGTCCGGGCCACCCGCGAGGCGTTCGAGCGGATCGAGCGCCACTTCACGGAGGCGGCGGAGTCGGGAGACTGGAGCGGGGTGGAGACGGGGTCGTCGCCCGACGAGTCGGACGGTTCGGACGGCGAAAGCGACGCTTAG
- the pdhA gene encoding pyruvate dehydrogenase (acetyl-transferring) E1 component subunit alpha: MNDDGEFVRVLDEDGVPVDEDAVPDLTDETLLDIYRDMRLTRHFDERAINLQRQGRIGTFAAAAGQEGAQVGSTYALDDDDWILYQYREHGAVVVRDLDADYVSYWMGHESGNAGLADKHVFPLNIAIADHLPHAVGMSWASKLSGDDGVTVAHFGDGATSEGDFHEAMNFAGVFDTPTVFFCNNNGWAISHPVERQTASDTIAVKADAYGMEGVRVDGMDPLACYKVTKEAVDRARDPAEGETRPTLIEAVTYRYGAHTTADDPSAYRDDEEVERWKDRDPIDRFEAFLRRTGRLDDDLDAEIRAGIEDHVAAVIEAASDVETDPTSMFDHTYNDLPPALRRQRAGFLDILDRYGDEAFLRD, encoded by the coding sequence GTGAACGACGACGGGGAGTTCGTCCGGGTCCTCGACGAGGACGGTGTCCCGGTCGACGAGGACGCGGTGCCGGACCTGACCGACGAGACGCTGTTGGACATCTACCGCGACATGCGCTTGACCCGCCACTTCGACGAGCGGGCGATCAACCTCCAGCGCCAGGGACGGATCGGCACCTTCGCCGCCGCCGCGGGACAGGAGGGCGCACAGGTCGGCTCGACGTACGCGCTCGACGACGACGACTGGATTCTCTACCAGTACCGCGAACACGGTGCGGTGGTCGTCCGCGACTTGGACGCCGACTACGTGTCGTACTGGATGGGCCACGAGTCGGGGAACGCCGGCCTCGCCGACAAGCACGTCTTCCCGCTCAACATCGCTATCGCCGACCACCTTCCCCACGCCGTCGGGATGTCGTGGGCGTCGAAGCTGAGCGGTGACGACGGCGTGACGGTCGCTCACTTCGGCGACGGCGCGACCAGCGAGGGCGACTTCCACGAGGCGATGAACTTCGCGGGCGTGTTCGATACGCCGACGGTCTTCTTCTGTAACAACAACGGCTGGGCCATCTCCCACCCGGTCGAGCGCCAGACGGCGAGCGACACCATCGCGGTGAAGGCGGACGCCTACGGGATGGAGGGTGTCCGAGTCGACGGGATGGACCCGCTGGCGTGTTACAAGGTGACCAAAGAGGCGGTCGACCGGGCGCGCGACCCGGCCGAAGGGGAGACCAGGCCGACGCTGATCGAGGCGGTCACCTACCGCTACGGCGCCCACACGACGGCCGACGACCCGTCGGCCTACCGCGACGACGAGGAAGTCGAGCGCTGGAAGGATCGGGACCCGATCGACCGGTTCGAGGCCTTTCTCAGACGGACCGGCCGCCTCGACGACGACCTGGACGCCGAGATCCGGGCAGGGATCGAGGACCACGTCGCGGCCGTCATCGAGGCCGCCTCGGACGTCGAGACTGACCCGACGTCGATGTTCGATCACACCTACAACGACCTACCGCCGGCACTCCGGCGTCAGCGCGCGGGATTCCTCGATATTCTCGACCGGTACGGCGACGAGGCGTTCCTCCGGGACTAA
- a CDS encoding metallophosphoesterase yields MPTTTDGPEGVHTAGRAAYLPAAEAVVVADLHAGRAAASNVGLLLDERAGLRDRLGRVVEATDPETVVFAGDLLHRFGDPTPRAVGTIRSLAGLVRAAGARPIAVAGNHDGGLAAAWPGPVHDAYRLGDGTVVCHGHDSPEMAGGRYVCGHLHPALTAAGRKRDCFLAGDGQVRGRPVLVLPAFSTFARGLRIERRERIDSPLVTDLDTLRPGVVDDDAGETLWFPPLGESRRHLGW; encoded by the coding sequence ATGCCGACCACGACCGACGGTCCCGAAGGCGTTCACACGGCCGGCCGAGCGGCGTACCTTCCCGCAGCCGAGGCCGTCGTGGTCGCGGACCTCCACGCCGGGCGGGCAGCGGCATCGAACGTCGGACTCCTACTCGACGAGCGGGCGGGCCTCCGGGACCGCCTCGGTCGAGTCGTCGAGGCGACCGATCCGGAGACGGTCGTCTTCGCGGGGGACCTGCTCCACCGGTTCGGCGACCCGACGCCACGGGCAGTGGGAACGATACGGTCGCTCGCGGGGCTCGTCCGCGCGGCGGGGGCCCGGCCCATCGCCGTCGCCGGCAACCACGACGGCGGCCTAGCCGCGGCGTGGCCGGGTCCGGTCCACGACGCCTATCGGCTCGGCGACGGGACGGTCGTCTGTCACGGACACGACTCCCCCGAGATGGCGGGCGGTCGGTACGTCTGTGGTCACCTCCACCCCGCGCTCACGGCCGCGGGGCGCAAGCGGGACTGCTTTCTCGCCGGGGATGGACAGGTCCGCGGCCGACCGGTGTTGGTTCTGCCGGCCTTCTCGACGTTCGCCCGGGGGCTGCGGATCGAGCGCCGGGAGCGGATCGACTCGCCGCTGGTGACCGACCTCGACACGCTCCGTCCGGGCGTCGTCGACGACGACGCGGGGGAGACGCTGTGGTTCCCGCCACTGGGCGAGTCGCGGCGGCATCTGGGGTGGTAG
- a CDS encoding J domain-containing protein, which yields MSPEWFSLVPPWLLVGVAMGITAIAVVAGIFVAGDRLYPTPRTERSRRIDGTDRRRTELRTYLGRIGERYVEDATVHGEAVAFHLPEREVAITFDPQAYFRIEEAGTYAVLCEHEMPGSQLGRRLPFETPVDGHGHGGAERGGTATGSVTAAFSRLGLQPTADADEVRAAYRERVKEVHPDHGGDGEDFRRLQEAYTTAKEHAD from the coding sequence GTGTCGCCGGAGTGGTTCAGCCTCGTGCCGCCGTGGTTGCTCGTCGGCGTCGCCATGGGTATCACAGCGATCGCGGTCGTAGCCGGTATCTTCGTCGCCGGCGACCGCCTGTATCCCACACCACGGACCGAGCGGTCCCGGCGGATCGACGGCACCGATCGCCGGCGGACCGAACTCCGGACGTATCTGGGACGCATCGGCGAGCGCTACGTGGAGGACGCCACGGTCCACGGGGAAGCCGTCGCCTTCCACCTGCCCGAACGGGAGGTGGCCATCACCTTCGATCCACAGGCGTACTTCCGGATCGAGGAGGCGGGCACGTACGCCGTCCTCTGTGAACACGAGATGCCCGGCTCCCAACTCGGCCGCCGCTTACCGTTCGAAACTCCGGTCGACGGACACGGCCATGGAGGGGCCGAGCGGGGGGGGACGGCGACCGGGTCGGTGACGGCGGCGTTCTCGCGGTTGGGGCTCCAGCCCACCGCCGACGCCGACGAGGTGAGGGCGGCCTACCGCGAGCGAGTGAAGGAGGTACACCCCGACCACGGCGGCGACGGCGAGGACTTCCGCCGCCTGCAGGAGGCGTACACGACGGCCAAGGAGCACGCGGACTGA
- a CDS encoding proteasome assembly chaperone family protein, which produces MDAIDIETVAEPTLSDPVLIEGLPGVGHVGKLAAEYLLEEFESELVRRVYADEFPPQVSIDEEGVADLVHAEFHAVETDGRDLLVLTGDHQAGSNAGHYHLTEAFLDVSEDLGVEELFALGGVPTGELIEEYHVLGAVTDADRIDDLEAEGVEFREDEPAGGIVGVSGLLLGLGARRDVDAACLMGETSGYLVDPKSARAVLEVLESLLEFDLDYESLEDRADEMEEVVGKIQEMQNQGAQMPTDDDLRYIG; this is translated from the coding sequence ATGGACGCCATCGATATCGAGACGGTCGCGGAGCCGACGCTGTCGGATCCGGTGCTCATCGAGGGGTTGCCCGGAGTCGGCCACGTCGGCAAACTCGCCGCGGAGTACCTCCTCGAGGAGTTCGAGAGCGAACTCGTCCGGCGGGTGTACGCGGACGAGTTCCCGCCACAGGTGAGCATCGACGAGGAGGGGGTGGCGGACCTGGTCCACGCCGAATTTCACGCCGTCGAGACGGACGGACGTGACCTCCTCGTCCTCACCGGCGACCACCAGGCGGGGAGCAACGCCGGACACTACCACCTCACCGAGGCGTTTCTCGACGTGAGCGAGGACCTCGGCGTCGAGGAACTGTTCGCGCTCGGCGGCGTCCCGACGGGCGAACTCATCGAGGAGTACCACGTCCTGGGAGCGGTGACCGACGCCGACCGGATCGACGACCTCGAGGCCGAAGGCGTCGAGTTCCGGGAGGACGAACCCGCCGGCGGCATCGTCGGCGTGAGCGGCCTGTTGCTGGGACTGGGCGCGCGTCGCGACGTCGACGCCGCCTGTCTGATGGGCGAGACCAGCGGCTACCTGGTCGACCCCAAGAGCGCCCGGGCGGTGCTCGAAGTTCTGGAGTCGCTGCTCGAGTTCGACCTCGACTACGAGTCCTTGGAGGACCGCGCCGACGAGATGGAGGAGGTCGTCGGCAAGATCCAGGAGATGCAAAACCAGGGAGCACAGATGCCCACCGACGACGACCTCCGGTACATCGGCTGA
- a CDS encoding RNA-protein complex protein Nop10: protein MKSDIRVCSEWRSAHDRPVYTLGSDCPTCGAAAVNTAPAPFDPADPYGEYRRALKRRDRE from the coding sequence ATGAAGTCGGACATCCGAGTGTGTAGCGAGTGGCGGTCCGCACACGACCGACCGGTGTACACCCTCGGATCGGACTGTCCGACCTGTGGCGCGGCGGCGGTGAACACCGCCCCGGCGCCGTTCGACCCCGCCGATCCCTACGGGGAGTACCGACGCGCTCTTAAACGCCGGGACCGGGAGTAG
- a CDS encoding translation initiation factor IF-2 subunit alpha: MKYSGWPETGELVVGKVDEITDFGVFVDLEEYEDKRGLAHISEVASGWIKNVRDHVREGQTVVAKVLDVDEGSQQIDLSIKDVNEHQRKEKIQEWKNEQKADNWMGIAFGEDVSDERYQEVADALLAEFESLYDAFETAAIRGEDALDGIDLDEETIETVVSTARENVSVPYVNVTGYVDLECPNADGVDDIKAALRAAEGDGGVSDEIELSVSYVGSPEYRIQVRAPDYKTAESELEASAERARAAIAEAGGTGEYHRERRTDEE, translated from the coding sequence ATGAAGTACAGTGGCTGGCCCGAGACGGGCGAACTCGTCGTCGGCAAGGTCGACGAGATCACCGACTTCGGCGTGTTCGTCGACCTCGAGGAGTACGAGGACAAGCGCGGTCTCGCCCACATCAGCGAGGTCGCCAGCGGCTGGATCAAGAACGTCCGCGACCACGTCCGCGAGGGACAGACGGTCGTCGCGAAGGTGCTCGACGTGGACGAGGGGTCCCAGCAGATCGACCTCTCGATCAAGGACGTCAACGAACACCAGCGCAAAGAGAAGATCCAGGAGTGGAAAAACGAGCAGAAGGCGGACAACTGGATGGGCATCGCCTTCGGCGAGGACGTCTCCGACGAGCGCTACCAGGAGGTCGCGGATGCCCTGCTGGCGGAGTTCGAGAGCCTCTACGACGCCTTCGAGACGGCGGCGATCCGCGGCGAGGACGCCCTCGACGGGATCGACCTCGACGAGGAGACGATCGAGACGGTCGTCTCGACCGCCCGCGAGAACGTCTCGGTGCCCTACGTCAACGTCACGGGCTACGTCGACCTCGAGTGTCCGAACGCCGACGGCGTCGACGACATCAAGGCGGCGCTCCGGGCCGCCGAGGGCGACGGCGGCGTGAGCGACGAGATCGAACTGTCGGTCTCCTACGTCGGATCGCCGGAGTACCGCATCCAAGTGCGCGCACCCGACTACAAGACCGCGGAGTCGGAACTCGAAGCCAGCGCGGAACGTGCCCGGGCCGCCATCGCCGAGGCCGGCGGCACCGGCGAGTACCACCGCGAGCGTCGCACCGACGAGGAATGA
- a CDS encoding 30S ribosomal protein S27e: MTGDFKSVECADCGNEQTVFGKVATTVNCAVCGSTLARPTGGHSEFEGEVTGTVEAR, translated from the coding sequence ATGACTGGGGACTTCAAGAGCGTCGAGTGTGCCGACTGTGGCAACGAGCAGACCGTCTTCGGCAAGGTCGCGACGACGGTGAACTGCGCGGTCTGTGGGAGCACACTCGCCCGACCGACCGGCGGCCACTCGGAGTTCGAGGGCGAGGTCACCGGCACCGTCGAGGCACGCTGA
- a CDS encoding 50S ribosomal protein L44e, which translates to MQMPRRFNTYCPHCNGHFEHEVEKVRRGRETGMKWIDRQRERNTSTIGNAGKFSKVPGGDKPTKKTNLKYRCSECGKAHMREGWRAGRLEFQE; encoded by the coding sequence ATGCAGATGCCACGCCGATTCAACACGTACTGCCCGCACTGCAACGGGCACTTCGAGCACGAGGTCGAGAAAGTGCGTCGGGGCCGCGAGACGGGCATGAAGTGGATCGACCGACAGCGCGAGCGCAACACGTCCACCATCGGCAACGCCGGGAAGTTCTCGAAGGTGCCCGGTGGCGACAAGCCCACGAAGAAGACCAACCTGAAGTACCGCTGCTCCGAGTGTGGGAAGGCCCACATGCGCGAGGGATGGCGCGCCGGCCGACTGGAGTTCCAGGAATGA
- a CDS encoding HAH_0734 family protein encodes MQHLIVRGDPGIRKDAVIDYDGEEQVCFSIQRQGDYHGPDEVQLWCTIGTPDERESFEKRRYVPHWLDVDSIDADALDVVSSLGRQS; translated from the coding sequence ATGCAGCACCTCATCGTCAGGGGGGACCCCGGCATCCGGAAGGACGCCGTCATCGACTACGACGGCGAGGAGCAGGTCTGTTTCTCGATCCAGCGCCAGGGCGACTACCACGGCCCCGACGAGGTCCAACTCTGGTGTACCATCGGCACGCCCGACGAGCGCGAGAGCTTCGAGAAGCGACGATACGTCCCACACTGGCTCGACGTGGATTCGATCGACGCCGACGCGCTCGACGTGGTGTCGTCACTCGGTCGGCAGTCGTAG
- a CDS encoding DUF2298 domain-containing protein — MEYGLVLRWLVAYAVLAGLGRVVAARLLSTLPGRGVGFGLPTALVIVGTTAYWVGHLTFGPAALAASVAVLVALALVAGLDRDALRDRRLRLAAGVRPGRRSVEAAAVFVVAFGALVVVRAVDPAVYPVGGEKFLDFGLLKALDRAGSLPPEDMWFAGEPVRYYYGGHLVTALLADLTATPTRYAYNLSLAGFYATLVTAAYGLAGAVAHERAGSWRAAGLAAAFFVGVASNLVTAGRLLVGWLPGSLRADVVRAVAARTRYSADTVGGSVDTFSYWTASRVVPGTINEFPLFAWLNGDLHAHMMGTPFLLLAAALAFALYRTPPGDLWRRRRLAFLALPLLAGFQTVVDTWSVPSVFGLLFLAAALGPSDPWPILSRRLAAWRRDRSTGPLADELAHLGGALAVAGVAGVLGGVLSLPFLLGAGSGREVALLDAAERSSLPALLLVHGAFVVTFLAYLLDRLSVDRVVAPLVGLGALGLLAATANLAVALLAGPLLVLGWAACRTDRPVGFETVLIVAGAGLVGLVELVYVVEQAGPLRMNTVFKTYMQVWVLWGVAAGVALPAFARWVGGVSVPGTRSRWLRAGLAVAVVAATVPYAGLALSAHFAPGGEPTLDATAFVEREHPEEAAAIAYVDDLSGRPTLLSAPATSRYPGPGGDAPAPPGMYSWDSSPAASLTGVPTVAGWHHEVGYRGREPYLSRVRGVDDAYTGSPERTVDVLEAYGVDYVWVGPAERARYGPVAFDGVDGLTPVFENEAVTIYRVDDPQVDG, encoded by the coding sequence ATGGAGTACGGTCTCGTCCTCCGGTGGCTCGTCGCGTACGCCGTCCTCGCCGGTCTCGGGCGGGTCGTCGCCGCCCGCCTGCTCTCGACGCTCCCCGGCCGGGGCGTTGGATTCGGCCTCCCGACGGCGCTCGTGATCGTGGGCACGACGGCCTACTGGGTCGGCCACCTCACTTTCGGCCCCGCCGCCCTCGCCGCGAGCGTCGCCGTCCTCGTCGCGCTCGCTCTGGTCGCGGGGCTCGACCGGGACGCGCTCCGGGACCGGCGGCTCCGCCTCGCCGCCGGCGTTCGCCCCGGCCGTCGGAGCGTGGAGGCGGCGGCGGTGTTCGTCGTCGCCTTCGGCGCGCTGGTGGTCGTCCGCGCCGTCGACCCCGCGGTCTACCCCGTCGGCGGCGAGAAGTTCCTCGATTTCGGCCTGTTGAAAGCGCTCGACCGCGCGGGAAGCCTCCCGCCCGAAGACATGTGGTTCGCGGGCGAACCCGTTCGCTACTACTACGGCGGCCACTTGGTGACGGCGTTACTCGCCGACCTCACCGCTACGCCGACCCGCTACGCCTACAACCTCTCGCTGGCGGGCTTCTACGCGACGCTGGTGACCGCCGCCTACGGCCTCGCGGGCGCGGTGGCGCACGAACGTGCCGGGTCGTGGCGGGCGGCGGGACTGGCAGCGGCCTTCTTCGTCGGCGTCGCGAGCAACCTCGTCACGGCCGGTCGCCTCCTGGTCGGCTGGCTCCCGGGGTCGCTCCGGGCCGACGTGGTTCGGGCCGTCGCCGCCCGGACGCGTTACTCGGCCGACACCGTCGGGGGGAGCGTCGACACGTTCTCCTACTGGACCGCCAGCCGCGTCGTCCCCGGGACGATCAACGAGTTCCCCCTGTTCGCGTGGCTGAACGGCGACCTCCACGCCCACATGATGGGGACGCCGTTCCTCCTGCTGGCGGCCGCGCTCGCCTTCGCCCTCTACCGGACGCCGCCGGGCGACCTCTGGCGACGGCGCCGACTCGCGTTCCTCGCCCTCCCCCTGCTCGCGGGGTTCCAGACCGTCGTCGACACGTGGAGTGTCCCCTCGGTGTTCGGCCTGCTCTTCCTAGCCGCCGCGCTCGGCCCGTCCGACCCGTGGCCGATCCTCTCCCGTCGGCTCGCGGCGTGGCGCCGTGACCGGTCGACGGGGCCACTCGCCGACGAACTCGCCCACCTCGGGGGCGCGCTCGCCGTCGCCGGCGTCGCCGGTGTCCTCGGTGGTGTCCTGTCGCTTCCGTTTCTGCTCGGGGCCGGGAGCGGCCGCGAAGTCGCACTCCTCGACGCCGCGGAGCGATCCAGCCTCCCAGCACTCCTGCTCGTCCACGGGGCCTTCGTCGTCACCTTCCTCGCGTACCTGCTGGATCGGCTGTCGGTCGACCGCGTCGTCGCGCCGCTCGTTGGCCTCGGTGCACTCGGCCTGCTCGCGGCGACGGCGAACCTCGCCGTCGCCCTCCTCGCCGGCCCGTTGCTCGTTCTGGGGTGGGCCGCCTGCCGGACCGACCGGCCGGTCGGGTTCGAGACGGTCCTGATCGTCGCCGGCGCGGGGCTGGTCGGGCTGGTCGAACTGGTGTACGTCGTCGAGCAGGCCGGACCGCTCCGCATGAACACCGTGTTCAAGACGTACATGCAGGTGTGGGTGCTGTGGGGCGTGGCCGCGGGCGTCGCCCTGCCAGCGTTCGCGCGGTGGGTCGGCGGGGTGTCGGTCCCGGGGACCCGCTCGCGGTGGCTCCGGGCCGGCTTGGCCGTCGCCGTCGTCGCCGCCACGGTACCGTACGCGGGACTCGCGCTCTCGGCGCACTTCGCGCCGGGCGGGGAGCCGACCCTCGACGCCACGGCGTTCGTCGAACGGGAGCACCCCGAGGAGGCGGCGGCCATCGCCTACGTCGACGACCTGTCCGGTCGGCCGACCCTGCTGTCCGCGCCGGCGACGAGTCGCTACCCCGGTCCCGGCGGCGACGCGCCCGCACCGCCCGGAATGTACAGTTGGGACTCGAGTCCTGCCGCGAGTCTGACGGGCGTCCCGACGGTCGCGGGCTGGCACCACGAGGTCGGCTACCGCGGCCGGGAGCCGTACCTCTCGCGGGTCCGCGGCGTCGACGACGCCTACACCGGATCGCCCGAGCGGACCGTCGACGTGTTGGAGGCGTACGGCGTCGACTACGTGTGGGTGGGGCCGGCGGAGCGCGCCCGCTACGGGCCGGTCGCGTTCGACGGCGTCGACGGGCTGACGCCCGTCTTCGAGAACGAGGCGGTGACGATCTATCGGGTGGACGATCCGCAGGTCGACGGATAG
- a CDS encoding glycosyltransferase, with amino-acid sequence MTRSVGVVLPAYHPDVDRLAAYVDALHETVSPEVIRVELDAAEPSVRDRLASLPVTVNEASTRRGKGAAITAGFEALSTDVVAFADADGSTPAASVADVLRPVVAGDADLAVGSRRHPDATVQSHQTVARRHLGDGFAWLARRLLDVHLYDYQCGAKALTRDAWERVRTHLTEPGFAWDIELVAIADAADCRIVEVPVVWEDRPESTVSPVRTTLRLGRGLIAARHRARLLRDDRLHTLLDRQRESPPSLVDRDHR; translated from the coding sequence ATGACCCGTTCCGTCGGGGTGGTTCTCCCCGCGTACCACCCGGACGTCGACCGACTGGCGGCCTACGTCGACGCCCTCCACGAGACGGTCTCCCCCGAGGTGATCCGCGTCGAACTCGACGCGGCGGAGCCGTCGGTCCGCGACCGCCTCGCGTCGCTGCCAGTCACGGTCAACGAGGCGTCGACCCGCCGGGGAAAGGGAGCGGCGATCACCGCCGGCTTCGAGGCGCTGTCGACGGACGTGGTTGCCTTCGCCGACGCCGACGGCAGCACGCCCGCGGCCTCCGTCGCCGACGTGCTCCGGCCGGTCGTGGCCGGCGACGCCGACCTCGCAGTCGGCTCCCGGCGACACCCCGACGCGACCGTCCAGTCCCACCAGACCGTCGCCCGCCGACACCTGGGCGATGGCTTCGCGTGGCTCGCCCGTCGACTGCTCGACGTCCACCTCTACGACTACCAGTGTGGCGCGAAGGCGCTCACCCGGGACGCTTGGGAGCGGGTTCGCACCCACCTCACCGAACCCGGCTTCGCGTGGGACATCGAACTCGTCGCCATCGCCGACGCCGCCGACTGTCGGATCGTCGAGGTGCCCGTCGTCTGGGAGGACCGTCCCGAGTCGACCGTCTCGCCCGTGCGCACGACGCTCCGTCTCGGCCGGGGACTGATCGCCGCCCGCCATCGCGCCCGACTCCTCCGCGACGACCGCCTGCACACGCTCCTCGACCGACAGCGCGAATCGCCGCCCTCGCTCGTCGACCGGGACCACCGATGA
- a CDS encoding GtrA family protein — protein sequence MSGGLGKLEELYSGIRFGQFVSVGAVGATAETIVVAILTAGYGLLPQLAKAAGAEVSITLMFLINDRWTFSEAGSEGWLAGGRRYLKSHLVRAGGLFVGFAVLTVLTSWTDVTLVVFGADLWPTVANAIGIGCGMLLNYLTEGLFTWRVGRE from the coding sequence ATGAGCGGGGGGCTCGGCAAACTGGAGGAACTGTACTCGGGGATCAGGTTCGGCCAGTTCGTCTCCGTCGGTGCGGTGGGGGCAACGGCGGAGACGATCGTCGTCGCGATCCTGACTGCCGGCTACGGCCTCCTCCCACAACTGGCGAAGGCGGCCGGGGCCGAAGTGTCGATCACGCTCATGTTCCTGATCAACGACCGGTGGACGTTCTCGGAGGCGGGCTCCGAGGGGTGGCTGGCGGGCGGGCGGCGCTACCTCAAGTCGCATCTGGTCCGTGCCGGTGGCCTGTTCGTCGGCTTCGCCGTCCTGACCGTGCTGACGAGTTGGACCGACGTGACGCTCGTGGTGTTCGGGGCCGACCTCTGGCCGACCGTGGCCAACGCCATCGGTATCGGTTGTGGCATGCTGTTGAACTACCTCACCGAGGGGCTGTTCACGTGGCGTGTCGGCCGCGAGTGA
- a CDS encoding Rieske (2Fe-2S) protein, whose translation MDSDRRIAAVSDMPTDTTLLCTVSDVAADERREAVLVRTPDDEVRGWLNYCRHLLDVRLDKGSGAPMRDGEVVCANHGAYFETDTGLCTFGPCEGAVLEAVEVRTEDGGVYLVDEDYTFVGLGGLDDSDGSTPSEVGF comes from the coding sequence ATGGACTCGGATCGGCGGATCGCCGCGGTTTCCGACATGCCGACCGACACGACGCTCCTCTGTACCGTCAGCGACGTCGCCGCCGACGAGCGACGGGAGGCGGTGCTCGTCCGCACGCCCGACGACGAGGTGCGGGGCTGGCTGAACTACTGCCGGCACCTGCTCGACGTGCGACTGGACAAGGGGTCGGGCGCACCGATGCGCGACGGCGAAGTGGTGTGTGCGAACCACGGGGCGTACTTCGAGACGGACACGGGGCTGTGCACCTTCGGTCCCTGCGAGGGCGCGGTCCTCGAAGCCGTCGAGGTGCGTACCGAGGACGGCGGTGTCTATCTGGTCGACGAGGACTACACCTTCGTCGGCCTCGGGGGACTCGACGACTCCGACGGGTCGACGCCGTCGGAAGTCGGCTTCTGA
- a CDS encoding aminotransferase class IV produces the protein MRYHVDGRLVDAESATLPVDDRGVTLGDAASEPVRVVGGTPVAWRRHVDRLFDACDTLGFDPGVDAADLRSRVEATVDANGHSDALVRLSITRGRGSATHPPRIDAGRLRPPADPDPTVVVTAAPLPNDRGAVRLQTVRTRAIPPASVPSAAATHHRLDAVRAQAELRDAAPPDGDPADEALLLDDDGHVVGGTASDPAFVTDDAIRLPALGDRTARTATRSVVCGLAHAEDLPVVEGTYTPSDLREGAEAFVAEPTAGVRPVERIDGVAVGGGPVTELLARLFEDRIVDEVP, from the coding sequence ATGCGGTACCACGTCGACGGCCGCCTCGTCGATGCCGAGTCGGCGACCCTCCCGGTCGACGACCGGGGTGTCACTCTCGGCGACGCCGCGAGCGAACCCGTCCGTGTCGTCGGTGGGACGCCCGTCGCGTGGCGCCGACACGTCGACCGCCTGTTCGACGCGTGCGACACACTGGGTTTCGACCCCGGCGTCGACGCCGCCGACCTGAGGAGTCGAGTCGAGGCCACCGTCGACGCGAACGGCCACAGCGACGCGCTGGTCCGACTGTCGATCACCCGCGGTCGCGGGAGCGCCACCCACCCGCCGCGGATCGACGCCGGCCGCTTGCGGCCGCCCGCGGACCCGGACCCGACGGTCGTCGTGACGGCCGCCCCCCTGCCGAACGATCGGGGAGCCGTCCGCCTCCAAACCGTCCGGACGCGGGCCATCCCACCCGCGTCGGTGCCGTCGGCCGCGGCGACCCACCACCGCCTAGACGCGGTCCGGGCGCAAGCCGAGCTCCGCGACGCCGCACCACCGGACGGCGATCCGGCGGACGAGGCACTCCTCCTCGACGACGACGGCCACGTCGTCGGCGGGACGGCCAGCGACCCCGCCTTCGTCACCGACGACGCGATCCGGCTGCCGGCACTGGGCGACCGGACGGCCCGGACCGCGACGCGGTCCGTCGTGTGCGGCCTCGCACATGCCGAGGACCTCCCGGTGGTCGAAGGTACGTACACCCCCTCTGACCTACGGGAGGGCGCCGAGGCCTTCGTCGCCGAACCGACCGCTGGTGTCCGCCCCGTCGAACGGATCGACGGCGTCGCCGTCGGCGGCGGTCCCGTGACCGAGCTCCTCGCCCGTCTGTTCGAGGACCGGATCGTCGACGAGGTTCCCTGA